GTAGTGATCGTAATTTCATGCGTTTAATGTGTTTAAGATGAAAATTGAAATGAGCATTTAGAAGGCAAGTTGCTCGAAAACCCGGTCTTGCGTAATCCCATTTACTTGGGATTATGTATCCGTGCCAGTGGGTATTTTTTGGCATTTAACTCTGAAAAAATTGCACTTTAATCACTACTCCAATTTGAAATGTTGGGTGGAGCATGTACTTTGAGCATTAAATCTTTTGACTTTGAAGCGAATACTACTACTACCTTTTCTTCTGGCTACTATTTTTTCCACGCGGTATTCTTTGGCTTTTCAAGGAATTCAGCAGGATAGTTTGGAGCAAGTTTTTCAGAATCAAGAACTTTCGGATTCGATCCGGTACCGGGCTATTCAGCAGCTTACATTTTCGATGATCTTCAGTGAAGGGGAAAGAGCAAAAACCAAAATTCAGGAGGTCTTAAATACTGCTGAAATGGAAGTTGGGAGATCGAGAATTTATTTTGAAATCCTCCAAAATCTGGGGATTTACTATGATGTCAATCAGCAGACGGATAGCTCACTGATTATTTTTTCGCAGATTCTTGAAGAAAGTAAAAAGCAGGGGTGGAAGGGGCTCGAGCAACGATCGCTGAACAATTTGGGGATGAACCGACTCAATTCTTCGGATTATCGGGCAGCTATTGAGTATTTTTCACAATCCCTTGAAATCAGCAGAAAGGATCCAGATGCCAAAGAGGCCAATTTTGTCGCCAGTATTTCAAATTTAGGTTTGGCCAATCAGGAATTAGAATTGTATGATCAAGCCATCACCTATCACCAAGAAGCATTGGCTATTCGGGAGCGGCTCAATGATCCAAACGGAATCGCAATTTCTTGTGCAAATTTAGGAATCTGTCATCGGTTAATGGGAAAAGAAAAAGAAGCAGAATCTTATTATCAAAGAGCAATCGAAAATGCTAAAATCGCGGGGAATAAGGTTCTTTTTCACCGTGTTCATGATAATTTGGGTAGTCTTTACATTGGACAAAAAAACTTTGAAAAGGGACTTTTGATGCTTGAGATTGCACTTGATAATTCTGATGGGTTTACGCCTGACCCTAAAATGGAACTCAGTATCACTAGCAATGCAGCTGCTGCTCATATTCATCTAGGACAAACGGACAAAGCATTAGAATTTGCCAATCGTGGACTCCGGATATTGGATGCTAATCCTGATTTGGTGAATTATTCCCTCACTTTAAAAAACACCTTAGCCAAGATTTATTTTCGAAAAGGTGATTTTGAAAAAGGAAATGCCTACCTCGAAGAATATGAGCAACTCAACAAGAAAGTATTTGATCAGGAAAATGTAAAACTGCTCACCGATCTGCAGGTGAAGTACGACTTGGAGAAAAAGGAAAATCAAATTGCCCTCCAAAACGCCGAAATTCTAGAACAGAATGCGACTCTTCAGCGAAATTATTTTGCATTTATCGCTTTAGGACTCTTGCTTATATTAATTGTTGCGGTATTTGTATTCTACCAAAACCGAAACAAACGAAAGCGCCAACTTTTACTAATCGATCGGGAATTGAAAATTAAAGAAGCCTACATTCAAGCCTCGCTCGAATCCCAAGAACAGGAGCGCCGTCGAATGGCCCAGGACCTGCATGATGGCTTTGGGCAATACATTTCTGCGCTTCGGATGTATGTGTCCCAGCTGAAAAGTGATCAGGCTAAGGAGGAACTTAAAAGCGAACTCGTCAGCAGGACCGACTCGGTCTTGGATGAAATGTCAAAAGAAATCAGCAATGTCGTATATGATCTGATGCCCGCGACTCTAATTCGATTTGGATTGATCGCTGCGCTGGAGGATTTGTCTCATCGAATTAATGCAGGACAGAAAGTCAATCTTCAAATTGACGCAGAAGATCTTCCCAACCGCATGGATGAACTTGTCGAAATTAACCTTTTTCGTATCTGCCAGGAGTGGATTAACAATGTGCTTAAATACGCTAAAGCCCAGCATATTTTAGTTACTATTTCGCAGGCTGAAGGATTTGCAAGACTCCAGATACTAGATGATGGTCAAGGGTTTGATTCCGGTGTTTTTCAGCATAGCAAGCGAAATGGATGGAAAAATATCACTACTCGGACAGAATTGCTGAGTGGAAAATTAGAGCTTTTAACTCAGGAAGGTCAGCAAGGCACATCGCTCTCGATTACGTTCCCCTATCTTCATCGAGCCAATTAAACCAAATTTAACCCATGAAAATTTTATTAGTGGACGATCATCGGATTCTCCTGGATGGGCTCAAATTTCTAATTCAAAATCTGGAAGGAATCTCGGAAATCCAGACAGCTCACAGGGTGGAAGACGCACTGGTTTTACTTCAATCAGAGCCTGTGGATTTAATTGTTTCTGATATTTCTATTCCTGAAATGGGAGGAATAGCCTTTGCTCAAAAGGTCAAAAAACAATATCCTCAGACCAAGATCATTTTTCTCAGCATGCATGAAGAGCCTTATCGAGTTAAAGAAGCCTTGTCGATCGGGGTGGAAGGGTATGTATTAAAAAAGTCTGCTCATGAAGAGCTTGTCAAAGCTTTGCGAGAGGTATGCAATGGAGGAATGTATTTCAGCCTAGAAATTCAGAAAATTCTCATTCAACGCATGCGTTTTCCCGAGGATGAGCGAATCCTTACCGATCGTGAAAAAGAGGTGTTGACATTGATTTTTGAAGAATTTTCGAACAAAGAGATCGGAGAAAAACTCCATATTTCCGAGCGAACTGTAGAAACTCATCGGAAGAATATCTACCAAAAAACAAAGACCAACACATTGGTTGGTCTTTTGAAGTTTGCGATAGAAAATAACTTGATTTCAACACTGAATTAATCTTTGGATAGTTCCAAAAAGTTAGATACACCCGTATCAATCATACTTTGCATTACATCCGAAGCAAAATTGACATAAGCATCGTGATCGCAATCAGCAAAGTGGGAAGCAACTTTTTTCTGATCTCCTGAAACCATTACCAGTTGAGAATAGCCTGTTTTGGAGAACATATCAGTTTGGGCTTGGGTGACCTCTTTGATTATTTTGTCTTTAAAAACTCCTTCCGCATAAACCGCTTTTTTTGGTTCCACCTTAGCATGGAAAAGTGGATTACTTCCAATGTCCAGTCCGGACACAAATCGTACTTGAGAAGGAATTCTGGATACTCCGAAATTGGTGATGGATCTATTATTTTCAGTTGGGTCTAGAGAAGGTTCTATTCTGTAGCCAATGGTAGCTTTTACAGAAGTTGAATTGGTCCAGGTTGAAGCATCAGCATCCAACATGACAAAAGGGAATGCAAAATTTACATCTGCGATGAAAGCGTTATCCAGTTCTTTGGAGATTTTAGGAGTAGGATCAACAAATCCACCTCCCATTTTTTCTTTTCCACCCTTGGTCACGGATTTAACAAGATAATCATAACCAATAGGTGTGACCATAATGTATCCTTCGACCTGAGCATCAGAGGAAGCCCCTCCTTCTTTCTTTGTCCAATCAGCATAATACTCGTATTTTTTTGCTTCGTCTGCAGTCATGATTTCATATCCTTGACCTTTCAGTTGACTAACAAAGTTCTGGTAAGCCTCATTGATCAATTTTTGAAAATCAGGTACATCCACACCTTGGATTTGAACCCCCATGGTAGTAGAAGTTCCAGAAGTATAAGTGGTTCGGTTTGCCCGCTCGTTTTTTGATCCGGAAGTTTTTGCAGATGCTTCTTCATAAACTTCGAAGTAGGCGTTAAAACTTCTGATAAATACCTTTTTCGGGGCTTTGGAACCTTGATTTTTCTTGTTGAAACTGGTGACTTTTAGGTCTTTTTCGCTCAAAATTTCTCCTGGAAAAATGCCCAGAAAAAGAAATAGGAAGATTAATAAAATGCTTTTCATAATGGATTTTTGGTTAGGCTTCCAAATCTCCTCAGAATAACAAACGCTAAGAATACCAGAAATTGCGGGTTTCATCTATGTACTGCCACGGAGATAAAATAGGTAAAACCAAAAATCCTTTAAATTGTGCTGATCATTGCGTTAAACCCTCTTTATGTCCAGCTCTAGCTCCATCCACCCCTGTCTTTGGTTTGATCATCAAGCTCCAGAGGCAGTGGAGTTTTACTGCTCTTTATTCCCCGAATCCAGAATTACGGGGAAAAATGAGTTCACTTTTCAATTTGAGCTGATGGGTACCCACATTCAGGCCTTAAATGGTGGGCCAATGTACCAACAGACTCCTGCATGCTCCTACTTTGTCTATTGTGGGGAACAGGCCTCCATTGAAGAATTATATCAGGAGTTGAAAAAAGGAAGACAGGTGATTTTTCCGCTTGATTCTTATCCTTGGAGTTCGAGATATGCTTGGGTTACGGATCGCTTTGGGACCAATTGGCAATTGGATATAGACCCGATTCGTTCTCCACAAAAGATTGTTCCCTGCTTGCTATTTGTGAACGACAAACGGACTCGAGTAAAAGAGGCGATCGAGTTTTACTTTGACGTCTTTTCAAACAGTCGCTCGCTCATGGAGGCCCCCTTACCTGACTCTGAAGATTTATTATTTGCTCAAATCAAACTTGACCAATTTATTTTAAACTTGATGAGCAGTCCAGAATCCCATGATTATGACTTTACGCCTGCTAATTCACTAGTGATTACTTGTCCTTCTCAAGCTGAAATTGATTATTTCTGGGAAAAGCTGGGAGAAGGAGGGCAATTTCAACGATGTGGCTGGTTAAAGGATAGGTTTGGAGTCTCCTGGCAAATTGTACCTGCAGATTTGGGAAAAATACTCGCTGATCCCCAAAACGGGAAAAAATCTATGGAAGCCCTACTTTCCATGGAAAAATTACTGATCGAAAAGCTTAAAAATCCTTTTTAAAAATGGAAAAGACAGAAATAACTATTTCGGCACTGGTGGAAGCGCCTATTCAAAAAGTATGGGACTATTGGACCCAAGGGGAGCATATTCAAGGTTGGAATTTTGCCTCAGAAGATTGGCATTGTCCTGATTCCAACATCGACCTCAGGGTTGGAGGTGAATTTCACTCCACGATGGCTGCCAAAGACGGGAGCTTTAGCTTTGATTTTTGGGGAACCTACCATGAAATAGAACCGCATCGAATTATTCGAAGCACCCTCGGTGATGGACGAAAATTGGAGGTGATTTTTGAATCTCAAGGCGACCAAGTGCTAGTAACTGAAGTTTTTGAGGCAGAAGGACAAAATCCAGTCGAGCTCCAACGTCAAGGTTGGCAGGCCATTTTGAATAATTTCAAAAAATACTGCGAAAAATAATCTTAGAAATTTTCATGAATACCTAACTCGTAATCATATCCATCGTAATATTGCAATAAACAAAATAGCATGGGAGTTACGCAAGTACATTTATATACCGAGGAGCAAAATAAAATGGCTCTGCTCGCTAAAGCGATCGGCCATCCTGCACGTATTGCTATTCTCGAGCATATGATTAAAACCAAATCCTGCATTAATGGAGATTTGGTGCTGGAAATTGGATTGGCTCAGGCTACAATTTCCCAACACTTACGGGAATTAAAGGATGCGGGGATTATTCAGGGAACCATCGATGGCAATCGTGTCAATTATTGTATCAATCCTGAAAACTGGAAGGAAATCTCTTCCCTTTTCCAATCCTTTTTTGATTCCTACTCCAATTGTGCTAGTCCCGCATGCACCTGAATAGAAAAAACGCATTCATCTTAACCTAAAAAACATGGATCAAGAACAAAAATTGAAGGAAGTAGTGCGAGAGCGCTATGGGAAAATCGCTGAGCAAGGAAAAGCTGAAAATGCGGCTTCCTGCTGTGGAGCGACTTCACCTTCCACTAAAGTATATAACATCATGATGGACGATTACTCCGGAACCGATGGGTATTTGGAGGATGCGGATTTGGGGCTGGGCTGTGGCTTACCAACCCAATTTGCTCACATCCAAAAAGGAGACGTAGTGATCGATTTGGGATCTGGCGCTGGAAATGATTGCTTTGTGGCGAGACATGAGACTGGTCCTGAGGGCAAAGTGATCGGAATCGATTTTACCCCAGCGATGATTAAAAAAGCTAGGGCAAACGCCGAAAAGCTCGGTTACAACAATGTCGAGTTTAGAGAAGGTGATATCGACCAAATGCCAGTTAATGATCAGGTCGCCGATGTGGTAGTCAGCAATTGTGTGCTCAATCTGGTACCTAATAAAGAAAAGGTCATCCGTGAAATTTACCGTGTACTGAAGCCTGGAGGACATTTCAGCATTTCAGATATCGTGTTGATTGGAGATTTGCCTGAGGCCTTAAGACAGGATGCAGAAATGTATGCGGGATGTGTGGCAGGTGCGATTCAAAAATCCGATTACTTATCGTTTATTGAACAGGCTGGATTTCAGTCCATTCAAATTCAAAAAGAAAAGATCATCACCTTGCCCGATGATATTTTGGAAAAGTATCTTTCTCAAGAGGAAATTCAGCAATTCTTATCCAAGCAAACTGGGATTTTCAGTATCACCGTGTATGCTGAAAAGCCGGGAGAAAAAATCAAAAAACCGAAACTTAGTCTAGAGCAGTTGCAGTCTTCTTCTTCTTGCGCTCCAGGCTCTGGTTGTTGTTAAAATCAGACTGAAGACCTGTCAGGTTTCTAAAACCTGACAGGTCTTTTTCATTCAAAAAATAGTTAGCCCTCCCCATGAAAAGAAAAACGCTTGATCCCAAATTGGAACAAACTATCAAAATAGCCAATGAACTTCCCATTTCTTCCGACCGCAAAGCCGTTTTAGAGGTTCTGATCCAATACATTCAGAAAAAAGTTGACCAAGGCGAGGAGGTCAATCTCAATTTCATCTGCACGCACAATTCCCGTAGGAGTCAGTTTTCACAGATTTGGGCAAAAACAGCTGCAGATCTATATGGCATTCCGGCAAATTGTTATTCTGGTGGAGTAGAAGTGACGGCCTTTAACGAACGAGCAGTCAATTCCCTGAAGCGGAGTGGGTTTCGGATTTCTTGCAAAGAAAATGGCTCGAATCCGATTTATCTTTTGTCATATTCAGAGAATAGCGAACCGATACTTGCATTTTCAAAACTCTATGATGATCCGATCAACAAAGCCTCTCGATTTGCAGCGGTGATGACCTGTGATCATGCCGATGAAAACTGCCCATTCATCCCTGGTACGGAACAACGGATTCCTGTTCGTTACGAAGATCCCAAGGCTTTTGACGATACTGAACTGGAATCTTCCAAATACGATGAACGTTCTCAGCAAATTGCATCTGAAATGCTTTATGTTTTTTCTCAGGTGAAAAATAAGATTTGAATTTCGAGCAATTTAATTTTCAGCTCAAGGGATAAATGCGGTTGATTTTATCATCGATCTATTCGGTAAAATAATCAGAACCTGACTTTTACTTTCTCAAAATATTAAACTGCTTGATAATCACTTGGCTTAATTTTTGACTCAAAAAATCTCATACCTGAAATGAACCATTTCCCAAGATTTGGCTATTTTCAAACCACTCAATCATTCACAACCAAACACCATTTTTATGACCGAACAACAAAAACAAGCGCTAGAGCAGGCCATTGCTTCTCTGAAGTCCCAACTTACCGGTGACATGTTTGCAGATATGGAAGTACGCGATCAAATCCACAATTTGGAGATGCAACTCAAAGGGGTAAAGCCTATGGATTCTCATTTTGACTGTGTAGGCTGCGGAAGCTAATCTGTACGATTAAGATCTTGACAAGAAAAAAAGAGGCTTTGGCCTCTTTTTTCATTTTTGGGGGAAAAGGTAAAATAGCCCTGCTGAAACCAGCAAGGAAATCGCAATCAGGATGAGAATTGCTAATCTTTCCTGTCTGCAAAACAAGAAAAAAGTGACCTCTCCATTTCTTTTGGAATAAGTCCTCTTGGCTATGGAGGCGACGGCAAATAGGGTGATTCCGAAGACTAGCAGATAAGAAAATATCCACATCATGTGGCAATATTCTATAGGATTGCACAAAATCAAAATTTCCCCCTAAAACTTAACATTGGGATCTTCCAAATATTCAGTTTGGGAAAATTTGAAAGGAATCACCGAAAGCAAATTCAAATTCTGTTTCGCCTTACTACTGCTTTGAATTTATTCCGTTCAAGTGGTTACTTTGTCCCAATTACAAAAATACACTCAGATTGCATCGCTATTTTATTATCTATAAACCTTTCGGTATCCTGTCCCAGTTTACTGGCGAGGAAGAAGGGACTTTAGCTTCAGTAGGAGACTTCCCAAAAGAAGTATATCCTGTGGGGAGACTGGACAAAGACTCCGAAGGCCTTTTGCTTCTCACGGATGATAAATGGCTCAATCATCATCTTCTCAATCCTAGATTTGGACATCAACGTACCTATTTAGCTCAGGTGGAGGGAATCCCGACGCCTGAAGCACTAAAAGAACTTGGAAAAGGGGTGACGATTACGGTCGATGGGAGTCCTTATTCCACGAAACCAGCCATTGCAAAATTAGTGGAACAAGAGCCTGAACTTCCCGAGCGAAACCCTCCAATCCGATACCGAGCTGCCATTCCAACTTCTTGGATTTCCTTGACTTTGATCGAGGGAAAAAATCGCCAGGTTCGTAAGATGACCGCAGCCGTTGGATTCCCAACCTTGAGGCTGGTTAGGTTTTCGATGGAGAAAATTTCGATAGAAGGTTTTCAGGTGGGAGAGATAAGAGAATTTGAACAAGATTGGATCTATCGAAAGTTGGGCTTGACAGGATTTGCAAAAACAAAAAAGAGGTAGCAGTACCCTCTTAAAAAATCCTAAAATCCGATTCAAATCAAGACTTTTCCACTGGAAGGATTTAAGATTGTCCATTGGATCAAATTCCCCTATTTTAGACCCGCTATTGTAGCAGTACTAACACAACACATCCATGCATCAGGAAAAAATCGCCGAAGTCATACAGGAAGTAAAGAAAGTAGTGGTTGGACAGGATAAGATGGTCAATCGATTACTGATTGGTCTGTTTACCAATGGACACATTCTCCTCGAAGGGGTGCCTGGATTGGCTAAGACCCTGACGGTAAATACGCTCGCCAAAGTACTTCATTTAGACTTTAATAGAATCCAGTTCACTCCAGATTTGCTTCCGGCTGATTTGATCGGAACCATGATTTATAATCAGCAGACAGCTTCTTTCGAAGTGAAGAAAGGTCCTATATTCTCAAATCTCATCTTAGCAGATGAGGTTAACCGATCTCCAGCAAAAGTGCAATCGGCCCTATTGGAAGCGATGCAAGAAAAGCAGGTAACCATTGGGGAGACTACCTTTCCATTGGATCGGCCTTTTTTGGTATTGGCCACTCAAAATCCCGTGGATCAGGAAGGAACGTATCCACTTCCTGAGGCGCAAGTGGACCGTTTTATGATGAAGGTTCACATTGATTATCCTTCCAAAGCAGACGAACTTGAAGTCATGCGAAGAATGGCCAATATGTCATTTGACTCTCAAGTAAGACCAATTTTGACCAAGCAGGACATCTTTGATATTCGATCTCAGATCAATGCGGTCAATATTGCAGAGCCTTTGGAGCATTATATTATCGAGTTGGTATTTGCCACCCGATTCCCGCAACAGTACGGACTCAAGGAAGAGGCTAAATACATCATGTTTGGTGTTTCTCCGAGAGCAAGTATCAATTTAAACCTGGCCGCCAAGGCAATTGCCTATTTGGATGGCCGCGATTATGTATTGCCTGAGGATATTAAAGAGATTGCTGAGGACGTCTTGAATCACCGTATTTTGCTGAATTACGAGGCGGAAGCAGATAATGTAGACTCCAGAAAGCTAGTTAGAACCCTATTGGAAAAGGTGCCGATTAACAAGTCGGTAACATTGAAATAACATGAAAAGCTGATTTAAAAGGCTTCTCGGAGGAGAAGCCTTTTTTTATGCCTTTTCTGTTAATCCAATATTAAATTCGGTGTCGATTTTTAAAAAAAGCATAATTCGGTTCATTGTTCTGAGTAAAATTTTTGGGTTCACCTTTGTTCCGTGAAACCACACTACCAACTCTCAACACTATCTCAAATGAATCGAATGAAGAATTTAGCAGCACTACTCTTACTAGTGACTTTCGCATTGACAAGTTGTATTCAAGGCAATGAAAAGCCTGGTGATAATACAGATACAGGTAGCGAACTGCTGATTAACTCCAACATTACCACCAATACTACATGGACT
Above is a window of Algoriphagus sanaruensis DNA encoding:
- a CDS encoding tetratricopeptide repeat-containing sensor histidine kinase is translated as MKRILLLPFLLATIFSTRYSLAFQGIQQDSLEQVFQNQELSDSIRYRAIQQLTFSMIFSEGERAKTKIQEVLNTAEMEVGRSRIYFEILQNLGIYYDVNQQTDSSLIIFSQILEESKKQGWKGLEQRSLNNLGMNRLNSSDYRAAIEYFSQSLEISRKDPDAKEANFVASISNLGLANQELELYDQAITYHQEALAIRERLNDPNGIAISCANLGICHRLMGKEKEAESYYQRAIENAKIAGNKVLFHRVHDNLGSLYIGQKNFEKGLLMLEIALDNSDGFTPDPKMELSITSNAAAAHIHLGQTDKALEFANRGLRILDANPDLVNYSLTLKNTLAKIYFRKGDFEKGNAYLEEYEQLNKKVFDQENVKLLTDLQVKYDLEKKENQIALQNAEILEQNATLQRNYFAFIALGLLLILIVAVFVFYQNRNKRKRQLLLIDRELKIKEAYIQASLESQEQERRRMAQDLHDGFGQYISALRMYVSQLKSDQAKEELKSELVSRTDSVLDEMSKEISNVVYDLMPATLIRFGLIAALEDLSHRINAGQKVNLQIDAEDLPNRMDELVEINLFRICQEWINNVLKYAKAQHILVTISQAEGFARLQILDDGQGFDSGVFQHSKRNGWKNITTRTELLSGKLELLTQEGQQGTSLSITFPYLHRAN
- a CDS encoding response regulator codes for the protein MKILLVDDHRILLDGLKFLIQNLEGISEIQTAHRVEDALVLLQSEPVDLIVSDISIPEMGGIAFAQKVKKQYPQTKIIFLSMHEEPYRVKEALSIGVEGYVLKKSAHEELVKALREVCNGGMYFSLEIQKILIQRMRFPEDERILTDREKEVLTLIFEEFSNKEIGEKLHISERTVETHRKNIYQKTKTNTLVGLLKFAIENNLISTLN
- a CDS encoding VOC family protein, translating into MSSSSSIHPCLWFDHQAPEAVEFYCSLFPESRITGKNEFTFQFELMGTHIQALNGGPMYQQTPACSYFVYCGEQASIEELYQELKKGRQVIFPLDSYPWSSRYAWVTDRFGTNWQLDIDPIRSPQKIVPCLLFVNDKRTRVKEAIEFYFDVFSNSRSLMEAPLPDSEDLLFAQIKLDQFILNLMSSPESHDYDFTPANSLVITCPSQAEIDYFWEKLGEGGQFQRCGWLKDRFGVSWQIVPADLGKILADPQNGKKSMEALLSMEKLLIEKLKNPF
- a CDS encoding SRPBCC family protein, which gives rise to MEKTEITISALVEAPIQKVWDYWTQGEHIQGWNFASEDWHCPDSNIDLRVGGEFHSTMAAKDGSFSFDFWGTYHEIEPHRIIRSTLGDGRKLEVIFESQGDQVLVTEVFEAEGQNPVELQRQGWQAILNNFKKYCEK
- a CDS encoding ArsR/SmtB family transcription factor, encoding MGVTQVHLYTEEQNKMALLAKAIGHPARIAILEHMIKTKSCINGDLVLEIGLAQATISQHLRELKDAGIIQGTIDGNRVNYCINPENWKEISSLFQSFFDSYSNCASPACT
- a CDS encoding arsenite methyltransferase; amino-acid sequence: MDQEQKLKEVVRERYGKIAEQGKAENAASCCGATSPSTKVYNIMMDDYSGTDGYLEDADLGLGCGLPTQFAHIQKGDVVIDLGSGAGNDCFVARHETGPEGKVIGIDFTPAMIKKARANAEKLGYNNVEFREGDIDQMPVNDQVADVVVSNCVLNLVPNKEKVIREIYRVLKPGGHFSISDIVLIGDLPEALRQDAEMYAGCVAGAIQKSDYLSFIEQAGFQSIQIQKEKIITLPDDILEKYLSQEEIQQFLSKQTGIFSITVYAEKPGEKIKKPKLSLEQLQSSSSCAPGSGCC
- a CDS encoding protein-tyrosine-phosphatase: MKRKTLDPKLEQTIKIANELPISSDRKAVLEVLIQYIQKKVDQGEEVNLNFICTHNSRRSQFSQIWAKTAADLYGIPANCYSGGVEVTAFNERAVNSLKRSGFRISCKENGSNPIYLLSYSENSEPILAFSKLYDDPINKASRFAAVMTCDHADENCPFIPGTEQRIPVRYEDPKAFDDTELESSKYDERSQQIASEMLYVFSQVKNKI
- a CDS encoding pseudouridine synthase; this encodes MHRYFIIYKPFGILSQFTGEEEGTLASVGDFPKEVYPVGRLDKDSEGLLLLTDDKWLNHHLLNPRFGHQRTYLAQVEGIPTPEALKELGKGVTITVDGSPYSTKPAIAKLVEQEPELPERNPPIRYRAAIPTSWISLTLIEGKNRQVRKMTAAVGFPTLRLVRFSMEKISIEGFQVGEIREFEQDWIYRKLGLTGFAKTKKR
- a CDS encoding AAA family ATPase; this encodes MHQEKIAEVIQEVKKVVVGQDKMVNRLLIGLFTNGHILLEGVPGLAKTLTVNTLAKVLHLDFNRIQFTPDLLPADLIGTMIYNQQTASFEVKKGPIFSNLILADEVNRSPAKVQSALLEAMQEKQVTIGETTFPLDRPFLVLATQNPVDQEGTYPLPEAQVDRFMMKVHIDYPSKADELEVMRRMANMSFDSQVRPILTKQDIFDIRSQINAVNIAEPLEHYIIELVFATRFPQQYGLKEEAKYIMFGVSPRASINLNLAAKAIAYLDGRDYVLPEDIKEIAEDVLNHRILLNYEAEADNVDSRKLVRTLLEKVPINKSVTLK